Proteins from one Muntiacus reevesi chromosome X, mMunRee1.1, whole genome shotgun sequence genomic window:
- the LOC136153855 gene encoding X antigen family member 5-like isoform X4, producing MSGQVASTLGPTGQDSSQLDEPVVDQQPSVEQPQQEEPPAEIQDITPGKEEVSGEDLVNHDEEKEKDAPGDSYVETHLQELAVAKTGGQGGDGPDVEEEIVSNTESVEMPEEAHS from the exons atgagTGGGCAAGTGGCATCAACATTGGGACCTACAGGTCAAGATTCTTCCCAGCTGGATGAACCTGTGGTT GACCAGCAGCCCAGTGTTGAGCAACCTCAACAAGAGGAACCACCAGCTGAGATTCAGGATATCACACCTGGAAAGGAGGAAGTCAGTGGAGAGGATCTAGTGAATCATgatgaagagaaggagaaggatgcCCCTGGAG attcttacgTGGAAACTCATCTGCAGGAATTGGCTGTGGCTAAGACCGGGGGTCAAGGTGGAGATGGTCCTGATGTCGAGGAGGAGATTGTGTCAAATACAGAGAGTGTTGAAATGCCAGAGGAG